The DNA region CACCGACGCCACCGCGCTGATCGAGCTCGGCGCGGTCGGAGTCCTGGGCGTGAACACCGAGCGCCCGGGCGGCATCACCCAGGCGCTGCGCGCGATCGACTACGCTTCGCGGCGCGGAATCGGCACGGTGCTGCACAACCAGCCGCTCGGCATCGCCTCGGCCGCGCAGGTGCATCTCGGCGCTTCGCGCGCGTCGGTGCTCGGGCACGCGATGGAGCTGTTCGGGCACGTGATGCTGGAGGACGATCTGATCCTCGAGCCGCTCCGCTACGCGAACGGGCGCGTGCAGGTCCCGCAAGGCCCAGGGCTCGGCGTCGAGCTCGACGTCGACGCGCTCGATCGCTACGCGACGAGCGCTCCCGTGGTGATCGAGCGTTCGCGTTGAACGCGGTCGCCGAAGCCGCGCTCTACACGGGCGGAGAGATCGTCACGCTCGACCCGGCGACGCCGCACGCGGAGGCGCTGGCGAGCGCGGGAGATCGCATCCTCGCCGTCGGAAGCGCGGCCGAGTGTCGCGGGGCGCTCGTCGCGGCCGGCGCGCGCGACTTCGCGCACGTCGACCTGTCCGGGCGCGCGCTCCTGCCGGGATTCATCGACACGCACCTGCACCCCGTCATGCTCGTCTACTACGACATGAACGCCGATCTGCACGGCGTGCGCAGCATCGCCGAGCTGCAGGGCGCGCTGCGTCGGCGCGCGTCCGATCTGCCGCCGGACGAGTGGCTGATCGGGCTGCGCCTCGAGGACGAGACTCTCGCCGAGCGCAGGCTTCCGACGCGGAGCGAGCTCGACGCCGCGTGCGCCGATCGTCCCGTCGTGGTGGTGAAGCACGACGGGCACGGCGCCGCCGCCAATTCGCTCGCGCTCGCGAGCGCCGGAATCGACGCGAACACCCCCGATCCGCCGGGCGGCAGGATCGCGCGCGATCGCGACGGCCGCCCGCTCGGGCCCTGCTACGAGGCCGCCGCGCAGCGCCTCCTCGGCCGCGCGCCCGCGCCCGAGCTGGCGCGCCTGAAGAGCGCGGCGAGCCGCTCGTTCGCGCGACTTCCCGCCTGCGGCATCACCTCCGCCGGCGTCGTGCTCCAGACCGACGAGGAGGGGCCGGCGGGCGCCGCGGGAAGTCTGGAGTCACTCGCCCTGCAGCTCCTGCTCCCGGAGCTGCCGATCTCGACCTACGCGATCCTGGTCGGGCGCAGTGTCGCCGCGGCGGTCGCCGCGCGCGCGACGCCGCTCCACGACCCGGCCGCCGGGCGCAGAGTCGGCGGCTTCAAGATCTTCTCCGACGGCACGTTCGGGAGCTGCACGGCGTGCATGCACGAGCCGTTCAGCGATCGGCCCGGCGAGCGCGGCTTCATGACGCTCGAAGACGACGAGATCCTCGCGCGGATGCGCGCGGCCCACGCCGCGGCGCTGCAGATCTGCGTCCACGCGATCGGGGATCGCGCGATCGAGCGGTGCATCGATCTGTACCAGCGGCTCCTCGCGGAGGCCCCGCGCCGCGATCACCGTCACCGCATCGAGCACGCGTCGATCATCGCGCCGGAGCAGATCGCCCGGATCGCGCGCCTCGGGCTCTGCGTCTCGACCCAGCCGCTCTTCATCCACTCCGAGAAGGACTGGCTGCACAAACGGCTCGGCGCCGAGCGTGCGAAGCGGGTCTATCCGCTGCGTTCGCTGATCGACGCCGGAGTCCTGGTCGCGGGCGCCTCCGACGCGCCCGTCGAATCGCTCGACGTGCTGCACGCGATCCAGTGCTGCGTGACGCGCGAGGGCTTCGAGCCGCAGCAGTCGCTGTCCGCGTCCGAGGCGCTGCGCTTGTTCACGAGCGACGCGGCGCGGCTCCAGTTCGAGGAGTCCGAGAAGGGAACGCTCCGCGCGGGCCTGCGCGCCGATCTGGTGCTTCTCTCGGCCAGTCCGCTCGCCGTTCCCGCGACGCGGATCTCGGAGATTCGCGTGCTCCGCACCGTCTCGGGCGGGCGCGTCGTGCACGACGCGGGCGAAGCCTAATCCAGCGCGCCCGGATCCGCGGCGCGAAGCACCTCGACGACCTGCGCCCCGCTCTCCGCTGCGCTCAGGCGCTCGACCACGTAGTCGCTGTCGAGCAGGCCCGCGATCCGGGCGAGCAGACGCAGCTGGACGCGCGGCTCGCGCGCGGGCGTGACCATGATGAAGATCAGGTGCGCGCGCTCGTCGCGACCGGGCACGGGGATTCCTGCGTCGGAGCGCGCGAAGACCAGCACGAACTGGTCCAGGTCGGGAAGGCGCGCGTGCGGAGCCGCGAGCCCGCGGGCGAGCAGCGTCGGCATGCCTCTCTCGCGCTCGACCACCGCGTCGGCGATTCGCGCGGCGGGCAGCGGAA from Deltaproteobacteria bacterium includes:
- a CDS encoding amidohydrolase, with protein sequence MNAVAEAALYTGGEIVTLDPATPHAEALASAGDRILAVGSAAECRGALVAAGARDFAHVDLSGRALLPGFIDTHLHPVMLVYYDMNADLHGVRSIAELQGALRRRASDLPPDEWLIGLRLEDETLAERRLPTRSELDAACADRPVVVVKHDGHGAAANSLALASAGIDANTPDPPGGRIARDRDGRPLGPCYEAAAQRLLGRAPAPELARLKSAASRSFARLPACGITSAGVVLQTDEEGPAGAAGSLESLALQLLLPELPISTYAILVGRSVAAAVAARATPLHDPAAGRRVGGFKIFSDGTFGSCTACMHEPFSDRPGERGFMTLEDDEILARMRAAHAAALQICVHAIGDRAIERCIDLYQRLLAEAPRRDHRHRIEHASIIAPEQIARIARLGLCVSTQPLFIHSEKDWLHKRLGAERAKRVYPLRSLIDAGVLVAGASDAPVESLDVLHAIQCCVTREGFEPQQSLSASEALRLFTSDAARLQFEESEKGTLRAGLRADLVLLSASPLAVPATRISEIRVLRTVSGGRVVHDAGEA